A segment of the Babesia bovis T2Bo apicoplast, complete genome genome:
TTACTTCACAGCACTAGCTGACGACAACCATGCACCACCTTAAGATTAATTAACATTTTTATTTTAATAAAAACTTATTTTAAATTATGTTAAATATTGGTAAGATTTTTTGGGCTGCATCAAATTAAACAACATAGCTCATCACTTGTATAAGTTCCCGTCAGTTCCTTTGAATTTGACTCTTGCGAGTGTACTCTTCAGGCGGAATATTTAACGTATTAACTTTAAATTTAAAAATATTATTTCTAAATTTTAATATTCATAATTTACGGCTAAAACTACTGGGGTATCTAATCCCATTCGCTACTTTAGCTTTCATCCTCCAATGTCAGAAGTAAACCAGTTTAATACTTTCATTTTTGGCCTTCTTTAATGTATAGAAATCATATTTCACCATTACTCAAAAAATTCCTTAAACTTATTTTACCCTCTAAGTTTATTAATCTTAATATTAATGTTTAAAAATATTATTTTTAAATTTTTAAAATAATATAATAAACCATCTAAGGATGCTTTATGCCCAATAAATGCGAATAACGCTTATATCCTCTGTATTACCGCGGCTGCTGGCACAGAGTTTGCCGATATTTTCTTATAATTCGATCACATGTTTTAGAATTATTTACAGAAATTTACATTTTATTTCATCTTTTTCACACGACGTCACTCTATCTAGTTTTCACTAATTGTAGAATATTCCCCACTGCTGCTCTCTCTATAGAAATTCAGATTTTATCTCAATTCTGATGTGACTGTAAACCCTCTCAGGCCAGTTATTGATCTTCACCTTAATATTATTTTTTAATATTAAATAGCTAATCAAAAATAGAATTAATTTGTAAATAAAAATTTTAATTGTACGTTTTTAGCACTTAAAGAGAATTAGTATAAACACACATAAAATGCACACTTATAGTTATCCTCGATTTACAATTTTAGTTCTATTCATTACTCACCTCTACACTAATTTAAATAATATTAAAAATTTTAATATTTTAAATTTAATTAGCATGTGTTAAAAGTACGTCTTAAGCGTTCATTCTAAGCTAGGATCTAACTTATATAATTAATTTTATTCTTAATTGTTTGCAAAATCGTATTTTATGATTTTATTATTTTATTGTATTATTTTATAGAATACTCTGTATACACACAGAGAAAAGATCTGAAAGGAATTTAACCTTTATAATATAATTCGTAATTATGTACTTTAACTTTTAAGCTACAGATCTAAAATGACTAGACTATTTTGGAATTGAACCAAAATCTTACATTTATCATATGTATACTTTACCTTTAAGCTAAAAGTCTAAAAAATATTGAAATTAATTAAATATGTGGAAATAAGTGGAATTTAACCACTATTCTTATTTTGCAAAAATAAAATTTTAACATTAAATTATATTCCCGTACAATTGTAGTGTAGATAATAATGGAATCAAACCATTGTTTTTTAAGTGTAAATTAAATATTTTATTCATTAAATTAATTATCTACTTTACACAATTTTTTTATAAATAAAGAGACTCGAACTCTTATATATAACTAAATCCTAAATTTAGCGCGTCTACCATTTCCGCCATATTTATTTTTAAGTGTTATACACATATATGTATATGTCAAAAATCAGATTCGAACTGATTACCTTTGGTCCTTCAAACCAACACTCTAGCCGTTAGTGAGCTATTTTGACTTATGTTTTATTATTTTATTTAACCTGTATAACAAAAAAAGGGCTCAAACCTTCAACTTTGGACAATGAAACCAATGAGTTATTCTTTTACTCCATTTTGTTATATGTATAAAGTTTGCAAAAAAATATTAGATATATAAAAATGTATAAAAAAATTATATATATATATATGTATAAGTTTTCGGCAAGCACAAAATCTTAATAATAGCCGCATACTATAAATGCTAAATACATATTTTGGTTATTTTTTCTGAAATATTTTTAAACTAGACTATAAGTTATAGGGTATAAATGAATTCAATAAGATTTTAACTTATATTAAAAATTTAGAAAATTTTTGTTTTAAATATTTAAACTATAAATCCGTTATAATGCTGATAAAAAAAATTTATTTAGTTCACGCTTCCTCTTATAATAGGGGATATAATGAACTTAATAAAAAAATTTATAGATTTAAAATTAACATTGTTGCTTAAAATATTTAAATCTGTCAGTAGAGTATTAAAATTTAAATCACAAACTCCCATTGTAAATTTATTTTTAGAGTTACATTCTTTAACTGCTAATATATTAGAATCTAGATTAAGTATGAATACAAATTTAGAACATGATATATTTTTTAAATATTTAGTAAAGTTATATTTTATTTTAAGTTTTTTCAACTTAGTTATTAGAGGCATGTCTATTTCGTTATCAAGTTCACATAACTTTGATATAAATAAATGTATAATTATAAGATTTTGTATAACAGTTTTATTAGTTAATGTACCGTTTATCCATGAAGTATTTATACAGTTACTATTTGTAAATTTAGTTAAATAATAAATAAATTTATTAGTATTAAGTTTTGTTGTATTTATAAGTGTTATATAAGATTTATTTTTACTTAATAAAAATATTATCTTGTAAAGTTTGTATAAACTTACAGCTGTGTGTAATATATTTATGATGTAACAATTATCTATTATTTTATATAGATTATTTGTTTTTTTAGTTAGTTTACGTATGTTACTTATATGTAAATAATTTTTTAGTAATATATTAAAATTTAAAATCATTATGAGTTTTATTTTGAAAATATCTATACCATCCGGACCCTACAGGTATAAAATTAGATGTTATTAAATTAGATTTAATATCTACACACCAATCAACTTTATTATGAGTTATAACACTTTTTAAAGTTCTTAATGTTTCCCTAAAACTTAATTTAGATAAAATACAAGAAGTATACATAGTGTATCTTGTAAGACCAGTTAAATAAGGATTATACTTTATTAATTTTGTTGTAGAGGCTAATAAAAAAGAATTATTTATTATACTTATGAATTTAATACTTTCTATTTTAGTATATTTTAACTCAATTTTATGTATTTTATTAAATATTATAAAGCTTGATAATTTCGAAACTATAATTATTAAATTGGAATACAATATTTTTATGTTATTATAAGAATATAGTGAAAATATAGCTAAAAATAATCCTATAAAATAATAAAATAAAGATATAAAAGAAGATCTATAATTATTTTTATTATTATTTATATAGGTGTATTTTTGTATATAATATATATAATTGTTAACATTTGACACATCATATAGACTTAAAGGAAATGCTATTAATCCTTTTTTAAATTTAGAATCACTAGAATAACATAAGTTATTTACGCTTTTTTCTATGTTTAAAACATCTACATTGTAAAGTGTTACATTAGTATAAGTATTTAGTGTGTATTTTAAAATACTTAAATACTTGTACAAGTCCATTGTTTCTTTAGTTTCTGGGTACCTACCCTCAAATAATTTATCTATTTTATTTAAATTTGTTTCTTTTGTTTTAATTATGTTTGATTTTGGTTTATTTTTTCTGCTTATTAAGTAGGGGTGTATAAAATAGCTATATACACTATTAAGTTTATTGTTAGTGTTGGTTTTTGTTTTTTGTTTAAGTTTTATATTTTTTTCTAAACTATAGTTTTGTTCGTTACTATATTGTGTTAATTTCATTTTAAAATTGTATTTAAAAATTTATATTAAAAAATATTTTTTAATTTTAAAAAGATTTTTAACATATTTTGCAGGTGTTATATTTTTATTAAAAGTTTTGTTATAACAATCTATCATGCACCAAACATTATTTAAAATTTTTATACAATTTATAAACGCAAATGAAAAACACATTGTACTAGCTATATTAAAAATATTATTTTTATGTAAGTAATAAGTATTAAATAACAAATTAGAAACCGATAAATTATTATAATTTACATTAATTATAGCAAAATAATCTAATTTTAAAGGTTCAAATACGGCTTCTACATAACTTGTATCATACATAACTTCTGTAGCGAGGCTATTTAAAGCTGGCTTATCTCCTAAGTGAAAAGTTCTTAATAGCATCTGAGTACTAGGCTCTCCTAACGCTTGGGCACTTATAGTACCTTTACAGTACCCAGAAAGACTTATATCTTTATAATCTAAATCGGAACATTTTAAACAAACAGATTTATTATTTAAGCATAAAAAAGGAATATTTATTTGTTTATTGTTTTTTTTATAGTTTATACATTTGTATAAAGTTTTACAATAAAGATTTTTAATATAAACATTTCTTAAACTTTCTATTAATCTTCTAGTTAAATATCCAGATTCTGCTGTATTAAGGCTGCTGTCTATTATACTATTTCTAGCAGAAAAAGAAGAATAAATAAAATCTTTTAAATTTAGTCCGTAGTATAGGTTACTTAATAAATAAGTACAATTTTCTGTTATAGAAGAAGTTCCTTTAATAGTTAAAATTTGTAATAATTGATTTAATGTAAGTTTTGCTTTTAATTTTGTAAAACAAAACAACATAGACATAAAATTATCTTTTTCAATGTATAAATTTAATAAATAATTAAAATTATGTATATTTTTTGTACTTATATGTATATTATACAAAGGTGTAAATTTAAAGCTATTTAAATTGTAATTAAATGGAAAAATTGAAGAGTATTCGAAAGATATATTTACTAATTCTTGTAAATGTTTTTCTAAATGTGATAATTCTACAATAGATAATAATTTTAAAGTTTTATTAATTTTATTAGGCATTATAAATTATAGCTGTTTAATTTAACTTTGTTTTCGTTTAAAATCAACTTTAAAAGATGTTAGTTGTCTTCCTATTGTTGTTTTATAAAAACGTTTATAATGTCTTAATGTGTAAGGACTATTTACATAAAAATTGTTAAAACTTAATTCTACTAAAACAGCGTTATTGCAGGCTATTACTGACGTAGATAAGCAATTAGTATAATTGTACGCTGTTAATGTGTATTTACCTAAAAGTGCCCCTTGTGTAAGATTAAATATATTCTTTTTATTAGTAGGAGAATATAAATTAATCATAGGTCTAGTTAAAAGTTGAGCCTCTATTAAAGAATTTTTAAATATAATAGAAAATACACCCATTTGATCTCCGTCAAAGTCAGCATTATAGCCTGCACAACATATAGGTGTGAATTTCACAGCTCTTCCTTCTGCCATAAGAGGGTGAAATGATTGAGTATTCATCTTATGCAGTGTTGGGGCTCTATTAACTATAACAGTATTATCTATTGTATTGTCAAATAAATCACATGACAACAGGCAACGATTAGATAGTTTTCTTGCTTTTTTTCTACTTATTGTTTTTAGATTTGGATCATATAATTTTAATATAGACCTTCTAAATTTTTTAATTTTTTTTCTTAGTTTTTTTTTATTTTCATCTTCATAATCTTTGTAAGTTAAAGAAAATTTATGCAACATGTTTGATGGAAGACCAACATAAGATATATGTAAATCTGGACCAGGCACTATAACAGATCTACCTGAACAATCAACTCTAAATCCAAGTAATTTTTGTCTAAATAAACCATATTTACCGTGTAGTCTATTATAGATATTATTAGAATCCGGATAAGCATCTAAAAATAATGTATATGTTATAAGGGTCTTAGCTGTAAAAAATAACATAGCTATACTTTTTAAATTATATTTGTGTTTTGGACGATTTAAAACTGTATTATTAGCGTTCAAAAGAAACCTATATATATAATTAAATTTAGAATCTATCTTTTTATTATTAATTTTTCCTAAATTTTCTCTTAAATTTATAGGTATAACAGGCATAAGAATCACAAAATATTCTGTGAAATGGTTGTTTTGTATGTGTTTAATTATGTGTATATTGTCTGAAAAAATTTTACTTTTATACGATTTTTTTCTAAATAGTTTAGTTTTAAATAGTTTAAGTATTTTACAAAATTCGTATAAAAAATTTATAAAATTGTAAAATCTATTAAAAAAACGTTCAAAATCGCTTGCAGAAAGTTGTTCTTCACATGGAGCTGTAGGAGCTCTATAACATTCACCATAATATACATTATATTTATCAAATTCATTAAATTTTTTAAATAACTTAAATAAATCTGATAAGTTTTTAATGTTAATTGGGTTACATATAGGGAAGTATAAAAATATAGCGCCATAACGTCCTTCTCTTTCATTATTAAATTTCATAGCTTTTCCACAATAATAACAAGAAGAATTTTTTATTCTATTTTCATTAAACTTCAATACTTTGTTACATGTTTTACTATGACATATATAACGATATCCGAATATTTTTTCACACAATATTCCTCCGTCTCTGTATCTTATTCTTTTGTGTAAATAAGGAGACGAATTATATACTAAGCTTATTATAAATTCTTCGTTGTCCACTCTTACTATTTTATTTAGTATGTCGTTGTAATTTAAAAAAGATACTTCTATATTTTTATATTGTTTCATTTTATTAAAATTTTAAGTATAAGCTTTATTATTAAATTTAATGCTTACTAACACTGCTTTAAGTTCCGCTATTAGATCAGTAAATGTTTTTGACAATAAATTACTATAATCGTACATAATCTTTTCAGTAACAAATTTAATATTTGTTTTTAATAAAGACATTTCTTTTAAATTATAAGAAGCACCATGTGCCTCTAAAGACCATACTTCCATTTCACCAAATTTTTGCTCTTTACTTTCTCCGTGCACATATTGAACCAATTTAGAAGAAGAGCATCTATACCTGAACTTACTTTTAGAAGTGTGCATCAACTTAAAAAAGTATAAAATAACATGATGAGTAAAACCTTTCAATTTATATCCTGTTTTAAAATCTCTAAAAACTGATACAGCATTTTGACTAGATTTAAGTTTAACATATCTATTATTTATTTTATTAGATACAGATTTAACATATAAAGATGAATACATGTCAGAACTATGTAAGTTTATAGGAGACTTTATTCTTACATTATCTATATCACATGTATTTCCTATGTACCCCTCTATAAACTGGCCTACATTCATTCTAGACGCTGCACCTATAGGGCTTGTTATAATGTTAGGTAGTTTATCTTCAGAAGTATAAGGAGATTCTGGAATTTCTATAATTTTAGATATAGTACCTTTATTTCCGTGTCTACCACATAACTTGTCTCCAACATTTATATTATTTATGCTTACTAAAAATAATTTAAAATTAGCATAATTTAAGTTACTTCCTATTCTTACAAAATTAGAGTACTGAGTACATTCATATTTTACTAATTTTTTAATATCAGTTTGATCTGAATATAAACATTTCTTAGATTTTATAACAATTTTTTTTATTTTTCTTCTACGTTTTCTTCTTCTTACTGCTCTTTTCAAGGCTTCACGTTTTTGTTTTTTAAGGTTTGATATAATTCTTATTATTATTTTAAAAATTTTTTTTTTATTGTCTATTAATATTGTTTCTATATATTTTTTTTTTTTAAAGCTTAAATCAATGTCGTCTATGTCAAATTCTAAAGAAGTTAACATATCATTGTAAGCTACATTTTTATTTAAAACGATAGCGTCCTCATGTTCGTATCCGTAATAAAAGCTATAATTAACAAAATTATTAAATCCTAAAGTAAATTCACAATTTGCAGCATCTGAAGGTATTGCTAATATAGTACCTATATTAGATTTTTCTCCTTCCCATACCACAGGTCTATAGCGTGTATAATAATTATAATCGTGTATATTATAAGGCGATAAATAATAACTAACATATCTATTATTATCGTCTAATATAGTTATTTTATAATTTGTAGATAATACAATTATACCACTAGTAGAAGAAATTATACATTTATTAGATATTAAATTTGTAATTTGGTTATATTTTGTATACACATATTGAGGATTTGAGTGTATAAGAGGAACAGCTTGCGTATGCATTTTTGATCCCATTAAACTTCTACACATGTCGTTATTTAATAAAAAAGGGATTAATAATTCAGTTATATTGAAAATATTGTAAAATGTTAAACTAGAATTAGAACTATGTTTATCTAGTTTTACAATTTTAAATTCTCCATTTTCTATAACTTCTACATGATTTATTTTAAAATTATATGATTTTTTAAGTAAGTTATTATAGTTATTTATTGTTATACTGTTTAAATTTTTAGAAAATTGATCTAAATATATATTATTAAGAAATTTTTGTTTATTTATAATAACAGTTTTTAATTTTTTATTTTGTTCTATTGTGTTTGTTGTTATTGTTGAAAGTATTCCGCATTTTTCCCCGTCAACAGTATAAAGTATATTTATAAAATTTAAATAAAAATATTGTACTTGCCTTAAATATTTAGGGATAGCGAAAGTTGTACTAGTTGATGATGTTGAATATCCAAATATATTAAGTTTGAACTTATTTTGTACACAGGATAGCAAGTTCAATTGATTAGTGTAGTGCAAAGAAGGATTTAATAAAAAATTTTCTCTAAATAAAGGTATATTTGAAAATTTAGTTTTACTGTCTAATACATGTAGTATATGCTTTTTAGGGTCTGTAAAATGATATGTAGAAAGTGATTTTTTAATTAAATTAAACATGTTATCGCATATACTGTTTACATTTTTGTTTATAAAACTATCAGAATTAATAAAAGTTATTTTTTTATGTACAGCATTTATAAACTTATTTATTACAGAAATAATATCCGCGTAAGAACAATTTTTATTATAAGCTGTAAAAAATGAATTAATTACATTATCATTATAATCGTTATAAAACTTATCGTTTATAGCCTCAATTATTTCAAATATAGTTAATTTTATAAAATTTTTATGTATGCTGTTAAATTTTATAACCTCACTTAAATCTAGTTTACTTAAATCATTTAACTTAACATATACATACTTATTTTGTGAGACGCTTACATGCATATAGTTAAAACCTGTTAAATTTATTAAATAATTTTTTATTAATCTTTTTTTTTGCACTGTAGAAGTGTGCTTTATAATAGATTTAAGATGTAGTACTGGAGTCCTATTAAAACCATTAATAAGTATTTCTCCTGTTGCGTCTACTTTTGGTATATTTAATATGTTATAATTTATGTTTATACTTTTAGACTGATCATTAAATATAAATTTTAATGGAACATTAAAAGAGTAGTACATTGTACTATAAGAAAGCAAATAATAGCTATTATAATTTATTTTATCTATAGACTTTATTGAAAGTAAATTAAAATAAAGTTTAATATTTTGTACTTTTACTCTATAGTTATTACGTTTTAGTAATTTTTTTTGATATTTTACAACATCAAAAAATAACGTATATATATTATTTAAAATATAGTTTATATAAGTTTTATATATAGTATTATAATCTTTAACGTTAAACATTTTTAAATATAAACATAATAAAATAAAATATAAAAAAATTTTAAAACATATGCAATATTCTGAAATATTTTATATTTTTCCTTATAAAGTTTCTATTTTTTTTTAATAAACGTTTTGTATTTTTTTTAAATATTATACGTTTTTTATTTTTTAAATCTATAAATTTATCTATATAATCAAAATTTAAAATCATTTTTTTTTTATTTATAAAAAATGCAAGTAAGATTATTAAAATTTAAATATTCTCTTATTTTAACGTATTCTTTATTTGGTTTATGAAATAAAATTGTTTTTATTTGTACAGTATTAAAACCACAATGACTGTAATCTAAAAGAGGACCACGAAAAGTTTTAAAAGCTTTATAAATTTTTTTGTAAATCAAGCTGCTTATATTTATAAATCTTATTTTATTTTTTTTTATCTTTTTAAATAATTTAACGTTTATAAAAATATCTTCAACTTTATTATTTTTAAAATTAAATTTATATAATGCTTCAATCATTATGTACAAGAATTATATTTAGTGCATAAAACATTAGTGTAAGCATGTTTAGATAGTTTAATATTAAATTTTAAAAATCTATTTATTAAATGCTTATTATTTAAATATATTTTTAAAATAGAGTTTGTATGTCCTATTTTTATATGTTTTTTAGTTTTAGCCATATTTAAATTATACACTTTATTTATTTTATCTATATGTGTTATTTTAAAAGTTAATGTCATTTTTTTTATAAAAATTTATAATGAGCTATAAAAATTACAGCAATATTTAAAACTTATATTATCTAAATTTTCCAATAAAATAGATTTATTATTAAAGCATGAAACAATTTTGAATCTGTTTAAATACTCTTTTGTCTTATTTGATAATAATTCATTTATCCTGTATAAAGGTCTTAAACCATAAAGTATGTTATAAGAATACTTAATAAAAGAATTTTTTAAATTTTCATCTATATCATAAAAATAAAAAGAATTATTTAAATTTATTTTATATATTATGTTATCTAATATACTAAGGCACATAGGTAAACTAACAGGGTCGAATATTAACATGTTGTTCACTCTACCTAAAAATTCAGGTCTAAAGAAATCTTTTATTGACTTTAAAATTTTATTTTTATAAAAATTTTTATTATCAAAAGTTAAACTATTATCGCACCCTAAATTACTTGTAAATATGATGAAAGAATTATTAAAAGTTAAAACGTCTCCGTTAGCTGCCGTCAATTTTCCTTCTTCTAATAGCTGAAGCATTAAATCGTTTATAGATTTATGTGCTTTTTCTATTTCATCAAATAAAATCACACAATTAGGCATAGATTTAACTTTATTTATAAAATCATTATTTTCGTTATAACCAACATACCCTGGAGGAGAACCTAATATTTTAGATATAGAATGAGCTTCCATATATTCACTCATATTAAGCTTTATAAGTTGTTTAGTAGATTTAAATAAACTATAAGTAAAAATTTTTGCCAATTCTGTTTTACCTGCCCCACTAGGACCACAAAACAGAAAACTGCTTAAAGGTTTTGTTTTACTAGGTATGTAAAACGACTTGTTTATGCTCTTTACAACTGGTTCTATAAGGTTTATATTGTTTTTTAAATAATTGTACAGATACATATTAATATAATTTAAATCTTGTTTTTTATTAATTAGACATAAATTTTTAATATACGCTAGTAAATTATTTATGTATTGTTCGTAATTTTTGGTATTATTTGTTAATGTAGGGTATAAATTTGAAAATTTTTGTATTTCTATATTATTATATGAGGTTAAATATTGTTTTTTTTCTAAAATTATAGATGTGTTTAAGTTGCTAGTGTATGGTAAATTATTTTTTTTAATTAAAAAATCTAAAGATTTTTTATAGTTATAATCTATTTCTTTTATAAATATTACAATATTTTCATTTTTGTAATTAGTTATAAAATTATTAAACTCTGTGGGGCTGGTTTTAATTAAATTTAAAAAATCAATATACTTATAAAAAACAATTAATATTTTTCCTAATATTTTAACGAATTTTATTTTTTCAATGTATTTGTCGCCAAAAAGTTTAATAAAGTTAATAGTTAATTTATTTAATATTTTATTAGTTGTTTTTGTGTTAGTTTTATTATTTATATCTATTATAAATTTGAAAACTATATCATGAACCATATAAATAGTATTATGTGCTATATTTTGAAGCATATGCACCATACTATCTACATCAACAACATATGATTTTTTTTTTTTTACAACTTTATAAATAAAAAGTTTGTAAATAGATTTATTCTTATAGTCGTTTATTAAATCATAAACGTTGTATAGGTAGTGTTTAGTTAAAAATTTAAGTATATAAGACATTTTACTGTAAAATTATATATTTTGTAAAATTATTGTCGCTTCTAAATAGTTTATTTTCTTGAAGTAAATTTAAATTATTTACTATTTTATTTATATTATTTACTAAAAACCTAGACCCTTGTGTAGGGCAGTAAGATAAATTAGACAGCATAGCTTTAATTGATGTAGACATGTTAACTTTAGTATTGTACTCTTCGCTATATAAATATTTTTCCAATATATTGTAAAGGTGTAAAGAGGATAAAGGGTTAAATATAATTATATCATTTAATCTATTTATAAATTCTAATTTAAAATTAGAATTTATATCCTCTCTAACTTTATTGTAATATTTAGTAGTAAATTGTTCGTTTTTGTTTATAGTGTTAAATATTTTACTACCTAAGTTGCTGGTAAAAAATATTAAAGATTTATTGAACTTACAAGAGTTACCTTTAGAATCTGTTAGTAATCCCTCGTCTAATATTTGTAAAAATATAGAAAAAATATTTTTGTCTGCTTTTTCTATTTCGTCAAACAATACAATAGGAGACTCTACAGAATTAATTTTATTTATAAGGTTACCTCCGCTTTCGTGTCCTACATACCCAGGAGGAGCTCCTATAAGTTTAGATACAGAGTGACTTTCTTTATACTCACTCATATCAAATTGTAATAAATTAGTTTGAGATTTATAAAGATAATTTGTTATAAGTTTTACTATTTCAGTTTTACCTGTACCACTTGGACCGCATAATAGAAAGCTTCCTATAGGTTTAATTTTATTATTAAAATTAAAATTTAATAAATAAGTTGATATTTTTTTAGTTATTAGATCTTGCCCAAATATAAATTTGTTTATTAAATTATAAAAGTTATAAACTAAAGACGTGTTAGAATAGTCTAAAATATTATTAACGTTTATAAAATTATTTATAAAGCAGCTTATAATAGATTTATTTACAGATTTTATCTTAGTATTTATAAACAAATTACATATGTTTTTTTGATGTTTAACTTTTATAAAATCATATAAAACACTACAAGCATAAATATAATCGCGTGTGTTATGTAAAGTTTTTGTTATATAAGTTAAATATTTAATATGGGATCTATTAATGTTTTGTAATAAATCATATTTATATAAACGAGACACAATAGTGCTATAATACAAATTTACATATATTAGCTCGTTTTTTTCATTTAATTCTTTAAGTACGTCTTTATTAGTACTGTGGAGTATATAACAAAAATCAAATGCAACATCAACGTCTTCGTTTTTATTTGCAATTATATTGTTGATTTTACCTAATAGTTTAAATACATAAGTTAAATATAACTTGTTATTTGATACGTGAACAATATTAGTTTTAAATAAGCTATACAGCTTTATTAAAACACTGAATAAAATGTTAGGGTATTTGTAAGATATTATCTTATTTTTAAGTGATTTGTTATAAGTTT
Coding sequences within it:
- a CDS encoding Ribosomal protein S2 family protein; protein product: MILNFNILLKNYLHISNIRKLTKKTNNLYKIIDNCYIINILHTAVSLYKLYKIIFLLSKNKSYITLINTTKLNTNKFIYYLTKFTNSNCINTSWINGTLTNKTVIQNLIIIHLFISKLCELDNEIDMPLITKLKKLKIKYNFTKYLKNISCSKFVFILNLDSNILAVKECNSKNKFTMGVCDLNFNTLLTDLNILSNNVNFKSINFFIKFIISPIIRGSVN
- a CDS encoding putative integral membrane protein produces the protein MKLTQYSNEQNYSLEKNIKLKQKTKTNTNNKLNSVYSYFIHPYLISRKNKPKSNIIKTKETNLNKIDKLFEGRYPETKETMDLYKYLSILKYTLNTYTNVTLYNVDVLNIEKSVNNLCYSSDSKFKKGLIAFPLSLYDVSNVNNYIYYIQKYTYINNNKNNYRSSFISLFYYFIGLFLAIFSLYSYNNIKILYSNLIIIVSKLSSFIIFNKIHKIELKYTKIESIKFISIINNSFLLASTTKLIKYNPYLTGLTRYTMYTSCILSKLSFRETLRTLKSVITHNKVDWCVDIKSNLITSNFIPVGSGWYRYFQNKTHNDFKF
- a CDS encoding RNA polymerase Rpb1 domain 5 family protein, with the protein product MPNKINKTLKLLSIVELSHLEKHLQELVNISFEYSSIFPFNYNLNSFKFTPLYNIHISTKNIHNFNYLLNLYIEKDNFMSMLFCFTKLKAKLTLNQLLQILTIKGTSSITENCTYLLSNLYYGLNLKDFIYSSFSARNSIIDSSLNTAESGYLTRRLIESLRNVYIKNLYCKTLYKCINYKKNNKQINIPFLCLNNKSVCLKCSDLDYKDISLSGYCKGTISAQALGEPSTQMLLRTFHLGDKPALNSLATEVMYDTSYVEAVFEPLKLDYFAIINVNYNNLSVSNLLFNTYYLHKNNIFNIASTMCFSFAFINCIKILNNVWCMIDCYNKTFNKNITPAKYVKNLFKIKKYFLI
- a CDS encoding RNA polymerase Rpb1 domain 2 family protein, which produces MKQYKNIEVSFLNYNDILNKIVRVDNEEFIISLVYNSSPYLHKRIRYRDGGILCEKIFGYRYICHSKTCNKVLKFNENRIKNSSCYYCGKAMKFNNEREGRYGAIFLYFPICNPINIKNLSDLFKLFKKFNEFDKYNVYYGECYRAPTAPCEEQLSASDFERFFNRFYNFINFLYEFCKILKLFKTKLFRKKSYKSKIFSDNIHIIKHIQNNHFTEYFVILMPVIPINLRENLGKINNKKIDSKFNYIYRFLLNANNTVLNRPKHKYNLKSIAMLFFTAKTLITYTLFLDAYPDSNNIYNRLHGKYGLFRQKLLGFRVDCSGRSVIVPGPDLHISYVGLPSNMLHKFSLTYKDYEDENKKKLRKKIKKFRRSILKLYDPNLKTISRKKARKLSNRCLLSCDLFDNTIDNTVIVNRAPTLHKMNTQSFHPLMAEGRAVKFTPICCAGYNADFDGDQMGVFSIIFKNSLIEAQLLTRPMINLYSPTNKKNIFNLTQGALLGKYTLTAYNYTNCLSTSVIACNNAVLVELSFNNFYVNSPYTLRHYKRFYKTTIGRQLTSFKVDFKRKQS
- a CDS encoding RNA polymerase Rpb2 domain 6 family protein; its protein translation is MFNVKDYNTIYKTYINYILNNIYTLFFDVVKYQKKLLKRNNYRVKVQNIKLYFNLLSIKSIDKINYNSYYLLSYSTMYYSFNVPLKFIFNDQSKSININYNILNIPKVDATGEILINGFNRTPVLHLKSIIKHTSTVQKKRLIKNYLINLTGFNYMHVSVSQNKYVYVKLNDLSKLDLSEVIKFNSIHKNFIKLTIFEIIEAINDKFYNDYNDNVINSFFTAYNKNCSYADIISVINKFINAVHKKITFINSDSFINKNVNSICDNMFNLIKKSLSTYHFTDPKKHILHVLDSKTKFSNIPLFRENFLLNPSLHYTNQLNLLSCVQNKFKLNIFGYSTSSTSTTFAIPKYLRQVQYFYLNFINILYTVDGEKCGILSTITTNTIEQNKKLKTVIINKQKFLNNIYLDQFSKNLNSITINNYNNLLKKSYNFKINHVEVIENGEFKIVKLDKHSSNSSLTFYNIFNITELLIPFLLNNDMCRSLMGSKMHTQAVPLIHSNPQYVYTKYNQITNLISNKCIISSTSGIIVLSTNYKITILDDNNRYVSYYLSPYNIHDYNYYTRYRPVVWEGEKSNIGTILAIPSDAANCEFTLGFNNFVNYSFYYGYEHEDAIVLNKNVAYNDMLTSLEFDIDDIDLSFKKKKYIETILIDNKKKIFKIIIRIISNLKKQKREALKRAVRRRKRRRKIKKIVIKSKKCLYSDQTDIKKLVKYECTQYSNFVRIGSNLNYANFKLFLVSINNINVGDKLCGRHGNKGTISKIIEIPESPYTSEDKLPNIITSPIGAASRMNVGQFIEGYIGNTCDIDNVRIKSPINLHSSDMYSSLYVKSVSNKINNRYVKLKSSQNAVSVFRDFKTGYKLKGFTHHVILYFFKLMHTSKSKFRYRCSSSKLVQYVHGESKEQKFGEMEVWSLEAHGASYNLKEMSLLKTNIKFVTEKIMYDYSNLLSKTFTDLIAELKAVLVSIKFNNKAYT